A section of the Streptomyces sp. Je 1-369 genome encodes:
- a CDS encoding amidinotransferase, with product MAQVHKTLVSPVSSHNEWDPLEEVVVGRLDGATIPSSHPVVACNIPPWAARLQGLAAGHTYPKRLLEPAQDELDRFVALLESLGVTVTRPAAVEHKHRFATPDWESRGFCNTCPRDGMLVVGDEIIETPMAWPCRYFETHSYRELLKDYFRRGARWTSAPKPQLTDALFEKDFRPPEDGEPMRYVLTEFEPVFDAADFMRAGRDLFVTRSNVTNLMGIEWLRRHLGPEYRIHEIESRCRTPMHIDTTFVLLAPGKVLVNPEYVDVDRLPDVLGSWDVLVAPEPDPIDDRLLKMTSLCGKWLSMNVLMIDEKRVIAERHHTGMLRALEAWGFEPIPCDLLHYAPFGGSFHCATLDVRRRGTLETYVD from the coding sequence ATGGCGCAAGTGCACAAAACGCTCGTATCGCCCGTCAGTTCGCACAACGAGTGGGACCCGCTGGAGGAAGTCGTCGTCGGCCGCCTCGACGGCGCGACCATCCCGTCCAGTCACCCCGTCGTGGCCTGCAACATCCCGCCCTGGGCGGCACGCCTGCAAGGCCTCGCCGCGGGCCACACGTACCCGAAGCGCCTGCTCGAACCGGCACAGGACGAACTCGACCGATTCGTCGCGCTCCTGGAGTCCCTCGGCGTCACCGTCACCCGCCCGGCCGCCGTCGAGCACAAGCACCGCTTCGCCACCCCTGACTGGGAGTCACGCGGCTTCTGCAACACCTGCCCGCGGGACGGCATGCTCGTCGTCGGCGACGAGATCATCGAGACGCCGATGGCCTGGCCGTGCCGGTACTTCGAGACGCACTCCTACCGCGAACTCCTCAAGGACTACTTCCGGCGCGGCGCGCGCTGGACGTCCGCGCCGAAGCCACAGCTGACCGACGCGCTGTTCGAGAAGGACTTCCGCCCCCCGGAGGACGGCGAGCCCATGCGCTACGTCCTCACCGAGTTCGAACCGGTCTTCGACGCCGCGGACTTCATGCGCGCGGGCCGCGACCTGTTCGTGACGCGCAGCAACGTCACCAACCTGATGGGCATCGAATGGCTGCGCCGCCATCTCGGCCCGGAGTACCGCATCCACGAGATCGAGAGCCGCTGCCGTACGCCCATGCACATCGACACCACGTTCGTCCTGCTCGCACCCGGCAAGGTGCTCGTCAATCCCGAGTACGTCGATGTCGACCGCCTCCCCGACGTGCTCGGCTCATGGGACGTCCTGGTCGCCCCGGAGCCCGATCCGATCGACGATCGGCTGCTGAAGATGACCTCGCTGTGCGGCAAGTGGCTCAGCATGAACGTGCTGATGATCGACGAGAAGCGGGTCATCGCGGAGCGGCACCACACCGGCATGCTGCGCGCGCTCGAAGCGTGGGGGTTCGAGCCGATCCCGTGCGACCTGCTCCACTACGCACCGTTCGGCGGCTCGTTCCACTGCGCGACCCTCGACGTCCGGCGACGCGGCACGCTCGAAACGTACGTCGACTGA
- a CDS encoding carbohydrate ABC transporter permease, with amino-acid sequence MPDTSGTHATPTTRKRFNSGSVATHAVLSFGALVMVFPFLWQLLTALKTLAETSQVPPTFLPKDWNWDSFEEVFTALPFREMLTNSLLNTVGRTVGQLVFCSLAAYAFARMQFRGRNVLFALFLSVLMVPSSLLVLPQYDIIQSLGLLNSAPALFLPGMFSAFGTFMLRQFFLTLPRELEEAARIDGAGSFRIFWSIMLPLIRPALAALAVITAMWSWNDLLWPLIVNTDPEKMPISAGLTSLEGQYETNYPVMMAGSLIASLPMLVVYLFLQRHFVQSVALSGSKN; translated from the coding sequence ATGCCTGACACGTCCGGCACGCATGCCACCCCGACCACTCGGAAACGCTTCAATTCCGGGTCCGTCGCCACCCACGCCGTGCTCTCCTTCGGTGCCCTCGTGATGGTCTTCCCGTTCCTGTGGCAGCTGCTCACCGCGCTCAAGACCCTCGCGGAAACCTCACAGGTGCCGCCCACGTTCCTGCCAAAGGACTGGAACTGGGACAGTTTCGAAGAGGTCTTCACCGCGCTGCCGTTCCGCGAAATGCTCACCAACAGCCTGCTCAACACCGTCGGGCGCACCGTCGGCCAGCTCGTGTTCTGCTCGCTCGCCGCCTACGCGTTCGCGCGCATGCAGTTCCGGGGCCGCAACGTTTTGTTCGCGCTCTTCCTGTCCGTCCTGATGGTGCCGAGTTCCCTGCTCGTCCTGCCGCAGTACGACATCATCCAGTCCCTCGGGCTGCTCAACTCCGCGCCCGCGCTCTTCCTGCCCGGCATGTTCAGCGCCTTCGGCACGTTCATGCTCCGCCAGTTCTTCCTCACGCTGCCCAGGGAGCTGGAGGAGGCCGCGCGCATCGACGGCGCGGGCTCCTTCCGCATCTTCTGGTCGATCATGCTGCCGCTGATCCGGCCCGCGCTGGCCGCCCTCGCCGTCATCACCGCCATGTGGTCCTGGAACGACCTGCTGTGGCCGCTGATCGTCAACACCGACCCGGAGAAGATGCCGATCAGCGCGGGGCTGACCTCCCTGGAGGGCCAGTACGAGACCAACTACCCGGTGATGATGGCCGGTTCGCTGATCGCGAGTCTGCCGATGCTCGTCGTCTACCTCTTCCTCCAACGGCACTTCGTCCAGAGCGTCGCCCTCTCCGGCTCCAAGAACTGA
- a CDS encoding cation diffusion facilitator family transporter → MGHDHGPSAATAGGTLSGTYRGRLLWTIGISASITVIQVVGALLSGSLALLADAAHSLTDAVGVSLALGAITLAQRAPTPRRTFGFYRVEIFSAVLNALLLVAIFVWVLWSAIGRFSEPVEVKGGLMFVVAVGGLLANLVGLWLLRDAKDKSLNLRGAYLEVLGDALGSVAVIVGGLVILLTGRQAADPIASIVIGLLIVPRAYGLLRDSVHVLLEATPQDVDLDEVRRHLLAERGVLAVHDLHGWTVTSGMPVLTAHVVVTDAALSDGYGELLGRLQRCVGGHFDVAHSTLQLEPEGHKEEGGALHT, encoded by the coding sequence ATGGGGCACGACCACGGTCCGTCCGCGGCGACGGCGGGCGGCACGCTCAGCGGCACGTACCGCGGCCGCCTGCTGTGGACCATCGGCATCAGCGCGTCGATCACCGTCATCCAGGTGGTCGGCGCCCTGCTGTCCGGCAGCCTCGCGCTGCTCGCCGACGCGGCGCACAGCCTGACCGACGCGGTCGGCGTGTCGCTCGCGCTCGGCGCGATCACCCTCGCCCAGCGCGCGCCGACACCGCGGCGCACGTTCGGCTTCTACCGCGTGGAGATCTTCTCCGCGGTCCTGAACGCGCTCCTCCTCGTCGCCATCTTCGTCTGGGTCCTGTGGTCGGCGATCGGCCGGTTCAGCGAACCGGTGGAGGTCAAGGGCGGCCTGATGTTCGTGGTCGCGGTGGGCGGGCTCCTCGCGAACCTGGTGGGTTTGTGGCTGCTGCGGGACGCCAAGGACAAGAGCCTCAACCTCCGGGGCGCGTATCTGGAGGTGCTCGGGGACGCGCTCGGCTCGGTCGCGGTGATCGTGGGCGGCCTCGTCATCCTCCTGACCGGCCGGCAGGCCGCCGACCCCATCGCCTCGATCGTCATCGGCCTGCTGATCGTGCCGCGCGCGTACGGGCTGCTGCGGGACTCCGTGCACGTCCTGCTGGAGGCGACCCCGCAGGACGTCGACCTCGACGAGGTGCGGCGACACCTGCTGGCGGAGCGGGGCGTGCTCGCCGTACACGACCTGCACGGCTGGACCGTCACCTCCGGGATGCCGGTGCTCACGGCGCACGTGGTGGTGACGGACGCGGCGCTGTCCGACGGGTACGGGGAGCTGCTCGGGCGGTTGCAGCGGTGCGTCGGGGGTCACTTCGACGTGGCGCACTCGACGCTGCAGCTGGAGCCGGAGGGACACAAGGAGGAGGGCGGGGCGCTGCATACGTGA
- a CDS encoding esterase/lipase family protein, with translation MSSWVGGLAATVLALTVLPLSAARADTAEPSPPLEIPAAELTEALHCGTDLGDLREASDKPTVLFVPGTGLKGEENYAWNYMAELKKKGYQSCWVDSPGRGLRDMQESVEYVVYATRAIHEATGRKVDLVGHSQGGLLTAWALRFWPDLPERVDDMVTLGSPFQGTRLASVCRPIGEVAGCPASVLQFARDSNWSKALGADGTPMPAGPSYTTVFSYADESVVADGQPPSLPSAHRIGVQDICPGRPWPTHIAMVVDQVSYDLVADAVDHPGPADAARVDRAHCVKPIMPLNSEEAVNALPGLLNYPIELLIHSQPWVKEEPALREYAR, from the coding sequence TTGTCCTCATGGGTCGGTGGCCTCGCGGCCACCGTGCTCGCCCTGACCGTTCTCCCCCTCTCCGCCGCCCGCGCGGACACCGCCGAGCCCTCGCCGCCGCTGGAGATCCCCGCCGCCGAGCTCACCGAGGCCCTGCACTGCGGGACAGATCTGGGCGACCTGCGCGAGGCCAGTGACAAGCCGACCGTCCTCTTCGTTCCAGGCACCGGGCTCAAGGGCGAGGAGAACTACGCCTGGAACTACATGGCCGAGCTCAAGAAAAAGGGCTACCAGTCCTGTTGGGTGGACTCCCCCGGGCGCGGGCTCAGGGACATGCAGGAGTCCGTCGAGTACGTGGTGTACGCGACGCGCGCCATCCACGAGGCCACCGGCCGCAAGGTCGACCTCGTCGGGCACAGCCAGGGCGGGCTCCTGACGGCCTGGGCCCTGCGGTTCTGGCCGGATCTGCCGGAGCGGGTGGACGACATGGTCACGTTGGGCTCGCCGTTCCAGGGGACCCGGCTCGCCAGTGTCTGCCGGCCGATCGGCGAGGTCGCGGGCTGCCCGGCGTCGGTGTTGCAGTTCGCCCGTGACTCGAACTGGTCGAAGGCTCTCGGCGCCGACGGCACGCCGATGCCGGCCGGCCCCTCGTACACCACCGTCTTCTCCTACGCCGACGAGTCCGTGGTCGCCGACGGGCAGCCCCCGTCGCTGCCGTCCGCGCACCGCATCGGCGTCCAGGACATCTGCCCGGGGCGCCCGTGGCCGACGCACATCGCCATGGTCGTGGACCAGGTCAGCTACGACCTCGTAGCCGACGCGGTCGACCACCCCGGGCCCGCCGACGCCGCCCGCGTCGACCGCGCGCACTGCGTCAAGCCGATCATGCCGCTCAACAGCGAGGAGGCCGTCAACGCGCTGCCCGGCCTGCTGAACTACCCGATCGAGCTGCTGATCCACAGTCAGCCGTGGGTGAAGGAGGAGCCCGCGCTGCGCGAGTACGCGCGCTAG
- a CDS encoding thioesterase II family protein, whose protein sequence is MPVSPPPHTSDPWIRRFRPRPEADVRLVCFPHAGGSASYFHPLAQSPTLLPDTEVLAVQYPGRQDRRRERLLDGVPELADLITEALAAFDDDRPLAFFGHSMGAVLAFEVAQRLREGAGGEPRALFVSGRRAPSLYRRGTVHLLNDADLVGELRRAGGTDPRFLDDEELLAEIIPVVRNDYRAVELYQWTPTSPLSCPITALVGDRDPQAPVADVEAWRQHTDGPFDLNVFSGGHFYLNTHQRGVADVITEGLKALAGSAQWPATARGNAR, encoded by the coding sequence TTGCCTGTCTCCCCCCCACCCCATACATCGGACCCATGGATACGTCGTTTCCGGCCCCGGCCTGAAGCCGACGTACGCCTCGTCTGCTTCCCCCACGCGGGCGGCTCGGCCTCCTACTTCCACCCCCTCGCGCAATCCCCCACCCTGTTGCCCGACACCGAGGTCCTCGCGGTGCAGTACCCGGGACGGCAGGACCGGCGCAGAGAGCGGCTCCTGGACGGCGTCCCGGAGCTGGCCGACCTGATCACCGAGGCACTCGCCGCGTTCGACGACGACCGTCCGCTGGCGTTCTTCGGACACAGCATGGGCGCGGTGCTCGCCTTCGAGGTCGCCCAGCGGCTGCGGGAGGGCGCGGGCGGCGAACCCCGCGCGCTGTTCGTCTCGGGCCGCCGGGCCCCGTCCCTCTACCGGCGCGGCACCGTACACCTCCTGAACGACGCCGACCTGGTCGGTGAGCTGCGCAGGGCCGGAGGCACGGACCCGCGGTTCCTGGACGACGAGGAACTGCTCGCGGAGATCATCCCGGTCGTCCGCAACGACTACCGGGCGGTCGAGCTGTACCAGTGGACGCCGACGTCCCCGCTGAGCTGCCCCATCACCGCTCTGGTGGGCGACCGGGACCCGCAGGCCCCGGTCGCGGACGTGGAGGCCTGGCGGCAGCACACGGACGGGCCGTTCGACCTCAACGTCTTCTCCGGCGGGCACTTCTATCTCAACACGCACCAGCGGGGCGTCGCGGACGTCATCACCGAGGGCCTCAAGGCCCTCGCGGGCAGCGCGCAATGGCCCGCAACGGCAAGGGGGAATGCTCGGTGA
- a CDS encoding phenylacetate--CoA ligase family protein, translating into MSESMAWLTRDIRKARKQGAAAVARRRGDRLADLVACARSASPYYRELYRGLPERVDDPTLLPVTDKKKLMDRFDDWATDRDITFDKVRAFTDDPGLIGRRFLGRYLVATTSGTSGRRGLFVLDDRYMNVSSAVSSRVLASWLGPLGIARAVVHGGRFAQLVATEGHYVGFAGYSRMAQEGGGRSKLLRAFSVHEPLSHLVAQLNEYRPAFVIGYASTIMLLTAEQEAGRLHIDPVLVEPAGETMTDSDTDRIARAFGAKVRTMYSATECTYLSHGCAEGWYHVNDDWAVLEPVDEDHRPTPPGEFSHTVLISNLANRVQPFLRYDLGDSVMLRPDPCPCGTSSPAIRVQGRAGDILTFPSGRGDHDVRLTPLAFSSLFDRMPGVELFQIEQTAPATLRVRMVKAPGADADHVWRKAHDGLTHLLADNKLDNVTVERAEEPPKQASGGKYRTVIPLPV; encoded by the coding sequence ATGAGCGAGAGCATGGCGTGGCTGACGCGGGACATCCGCAAGGCCCGCAAGCAGGGCGCGGCCGCGGTCGCGCGGCGTCGAGGCGACCGACTGGCGGACCTGGTGGCCTGCGCCCGCTCCGCGTCGCCGTACTACCGCGAGCTCTACCGCGGTCTGCCCGAGCGGGTCGACGACCCGACGCTGCTGCCGGTCACCGACAAGAAGAAACTGATGGACCGCTTCGACGACTGGGCGACCGACCGGGACATCACCTTCGACAAGGTCCGCGCGTTCACCGACGATCCCGGCCTGATCGGCCGCCGCTTCCTCGGCCGGTATTTGGTCGCCACCACCTCGGGGACCAGCGGCAGGCGCGGCCTGTTCGTGCTCGACGACCGGTACATGAACGTGTCCTCCGCCGTCTCCTCCCGGGTGCTCGCCTCCTGGCTCGGTCCGCTCGGCATCGCCCGGGCCGTGGTCCACGGCGGCCGCTTCGCCCAACTCGTCGCCACCGAGGGGCACTACGTGGGCTTCGCCGGATACTCCCGCATGGCCCAGGAGGGCGGCGGCCGCAGCAAGCTGCTCCGGGCGTTCTCCGTGCACGAACCGCTGTCACACCTGGTCGCCCAACTCAACGAGTACCGACCGGCCTTCGTCATCGGCTACGCGAGTACGATCATGCTGCTCACCGCCGAACAGGAGGCGGGCCGACTGCACATCGACCCGGTGCTGGTCGAACCCGCGGGCGAGACGATGACCGACAGCGACACCGACCGCATCGCGCGGGCCTTCGGCGCCAAGGTGCGCACGATGTACAGCGCGACGGAGTGCACCTACCTTAGCCACGGCTGCGCCGAGGGCTGGTACCACGTCAACGACGACTGGGCCGTGCTCGAACCCGTCGACGAGGACCACCGGCCCACCCCGCCGGGCGAGTTCTCGCACACGGTCCTGATCTCCAACCTCGCCAACCGCGTACAGCCCTTCCTCCGCTACGACCTCGGCGACAGCGTCATGCTGCGCCCCGACCCCTGCCCGTGCGGCACGTCGTCCCCGGCGATCCGCGTCCAGGGCCGGGCCGGTGACATCCTCACCTTCCCATCCGGCCGCGGCGACCACGACGTCCGGCTCACCCCCCTGGCCTTCAGCAGCCTGTTCGACCGCATGCCGGGCGTCGAGCTCTTCCAGATCGAGCAGACCGCTCCGGCCACACTGCGGGTACGCATGGTCAAGGCGCCCGGCGCCGACGCGGACCACGTGTGGCGCAAGGCGCACGACGGCCTGACCCACCTGCTCGCCGACAACAAGCTGGACAACGTCACGGTGGAGCGGGCGGAGGAGCCGCCGAAGCAGGCGTCGGGCGGGAAGTACCGGACGGTCATTCCGCTGCCGGTGTGA
- a CDS encoding ABC transporter substrate-binding protein: protein MRRRTLLGGAVAAPLLAACSGGGGGTDSGGRTTLSYGMWDPAQLPGMEKIIAAFRKRNPQISVRIQLTPWASYWTTLKTSMRGGTAPDVFWMNAVNFQLYAANGVLEPLSGHIKADATPVDRHPKALVKLYSYQGTQYGLPKDFDTIGLWYNKQLFDKAGITYPDASWTWDDVRDAAAELTDPSRRVHGFAAEMDRQIKIYPAICGADGHVLENGRSGFGDERSIDGMRFLTDMIDRGWSPPQSAMVESVGRVRYWSEKVAMNYDLSAMAGQMYAVPALKDHGGIAVLPKGKRRATIIHGLANVVSAKSDKKAAAWKFVHFMAGREAAEIQARAGVTISSYEGTQDAWLKSMPEFDLEHFLEMQEYAVPYPSSKNTAVWENLQYPLLGAAFSGKGGIESAARTLGEQMDRALKEERDS from the coding sequence ATGCGCAGAAGGACTCTGCTCGGCGGGGCGGTGGCGGCCCCCTTGCTCGCCGCCTGCTCCGGAGGGGGTGGCGGCACCGACAGCGGTGGCAGGACCACGCTCTCGTACGGCATGTGGGACCCGGCGCAGCTGCCGGGCATGGAGAAGATCATCGCCGCGTTCCGGAAACGGAACCCGCAGATATCCGTGCGGATCCAGCTGACGCCCTGGGCGAGTTACTGGACGACCCTGAAGACGTCCATGCGCGGCGGCACCGCACCCGACGTGTTCTGGATGAACGCCGTCAACTTCCAGCTGTACGCGGCCAACGGCGTCCTCGAACCGCTCTCCGGGCACATCAAGGCCGACGCCACCCCCGTGGACCGCCACCCGAAAGCCCTGGTGAAGCTCTACTCCTACCAAGGCACGCAGTACGGGCTGCCGAAGGACTTCGACACCATCGGCCTCTGGTACAACAAGCAGCTCTTCGACAAGGCGGGCATCACGTACCCGGACGCGAGCTGGACCTGGGACGACGTGCGCGACGCCGCCGCCGAACTCACCGACCCGAGCCGGCGGGTGCACGGCTTCGCCGCCGAGATGGACCGGCAGATCAAGATCTACCCGGCCATCTGCGGGGCCGACGGCCACGTCCTGGAGAACGGCCGCTCGGGCTTCGGCGACGAACGGTCCATCGACGGCATGCGCTTCCTGACCGACATGATCGACCGGGGCTGGTCACCCCCGCAGAGCGCGATGGTCGAGTCCGTCGGGCGCGTGCGCTACTGGTCGGAGAAGGTCGCCATGAACTACGACCTCTCCGCGATGGCTGGACAGATGTACGCCGTGCCCGCACTCAAGGACCACGGCGGCATCGCCGTCCTGCCCAAGGGCAAGCGCAGGGCCACCATCATCCACGGCCTCGCGAACGTCGTCTCCGCCAAGAGCGACAAGAAAGCGGCCGCCTGGAAATTCGTGCACTTCATGGCGGGCCGTGAGGCCGCCGAGATCCAGGCCAGGGCAGGCGTCACCATCTCCTCGTACGAGGGGACGCAGGACGCCTGGCTCAAGTCGATGCCCGAATTCGACCTCGAGCACTTCCTCGAAATGCAGGAGTACGCGGTTCCCTATCCGAGCTCCAAGAACACCGCCGTCTGGGAGAACCTCCAATACCCGCTGCTCGGCGCCGCGTTCAGCGGCAAGGGTGGCATCGAGAGCGCCGCCCGCACGCTGGGCGAGCAGATGGACCGGGCCCTGAAGGAGGAACGCGACTCATGA
- a CDS encoding ROK family transcriptional regulator, producing MRNAARGHDLIALRRLNTTVVLRALHHRSPRTLAELAASTGLSRPTVEAAVEELAERGLVGESAAETGERAPGRPARRFRFRTEAGHVLGADIGLHKMVLLLADLGGTVLAAHRGDIDPELGGSARLDLLRHTTETFLDAHVPRRAAVLARCVGVPGVVDTSGVVTSVVVPEWSGVDLGRLLQDGGPGHTLVENDVNLAVLAERWQGAATLADDVVCVLTGHRVSCSLTIGGRLHRGGRGGAGELGMLPLLGMSTAQEALKWPEGSDGRRPGESEVAALARAADGADPRALAAVAGFADRLAPGIAALALAVDPELIVLTGGATPVGRHLLPLLEERLQPMTLHVPRIALSTLGERGVAIGAVRKALDRVEEDLLTDKAS from the coding sequence ATGCGAAACGCGGCTCGGGGGCACGATCTGATCGCCCTGCGGCGGCTGAACACCACCGTCGTGCTGCGCGCCCTGCACCACCGCAGCCCGCGCACCCTCGCCGAACTCGCCGCGAGCACCGGCCTCTCCCGACCCACCGTCGAAGCAGCCGTCGAGGAACTCGCCGAACGGGGACTCGTCGGCGAGTCCGCGGCGGAGACGGGGGAGCGCGCGCCGGGCCGCCCCGCACGCCGCTTCCGCTTCCGCACCGAAGCCGGACACGTCCTCGGCGCCGACATAGGCCTGCACAAAATGGTGCTGCTCCTCGCCGACCTGGGCGGCACCGTCCTGGCCGCCCACCGAGGCGACATCGACCCGGAGCTCGGCGGCAGCGCCCGCCTCGACCTGCTGCGCCACACCACGGAGACCTTCCTCGACGCCCACGTCCCGCGCCGAGCCGCCGTCCTCGCCCGCTGCGTGGGCGTGCCGGGCGTCGTCGACACGAGCGGCGTCGTGACCTCCGTCGTGGTGCCCGAATGGTCCGGCGTCGACCTCGGACGGCTGCTCCAGGACGGCGGACCGGGCCACACCCTCGTCGAGAACGACGTGAACCTCGCGGTGCTCGCCGAGCGCTGGCAGGGCGCCGCCACCCTCGCGGACGACGTCGTCTGCGTCCTGACCGGGCACCGCGTCTCGTGCAGCCTCACCATCGGCGGGCGGCTGCACCGGGGCGGGCGCGGCGGCGCGGGCGAACTCGGCATGCTGCCCCTGCTCGGCATGAGCACCGCGCAGGAAGCCCTGAAGTGGCCCGAGGGTTCCGACGGGCGGCGCCCCGGCGAGTCCGAGGTCGCCGCGCTGGCCCGCGCGGCCGACGGCGCGGACCCGCGGGCGCTGGCCGCCGTCGCGGGCTTCGCCGACCGCCTCGCCCCGGGTATCGCGGCGCTCGCGCTCGCCGTCGACCCGGAACTGATCGTGCTGACCGGCGGAGCGACCCCCGTCGGCCGCCATCTGCTGCCGCTGCTCGAGGAGCGGCTGCAGCCCATGACCCTGCACGTCCCGCGCATCGCTCTGAGCACGCTCGGCGAGCGGGGCGTGGCCATCGGCGCCGTGCGCAAGGCGCTCGACCGGGTGGAGGAGGACCTGCTCACGGACAAGGCGTCGTAA
- a CDS encoding carbohydrate ABC transporter permease, which translates to MSIFPATAAAKAAARSRTSASGARPGPRNQRSAYWFIAPLGLGFAVFYFWPLLQTLYFSFTEFGAFGGHTFIGTDNYIRVIKDVTVWQALGNTLIYCVIGLLALPVAIVVASLLNRRGLRGVSVYRALYFIPFVTLPVAVGLVWNWLYNGDFGLINEILSWFGVDRNYWVSDPSTAVYAIGTVMVWSTTGYYLVIFMAGVKGIPQDYYEAAELDGAGPLRRFLTITLPLLSPTIFFASVICMINSLQTFDLIYIMMAEKNPAIGDTQSIVGLFYKWAFIENAQGAAAALAFLLMLVIAALTYLQFRIQKRWVHYA; encoded by the coding sequence ATGAGCATCTTCCCCGCGACGGCCGCCGCGAAGGCGGCCGCGCGCAGCCGGACCTCCGCCTCCGGCGCGCGCCCCGGTCCCCGCAACCAGCGGTCCGCCTACTGGTTCATCGCACCGCTCGGCCTGGGCTTCGCCGTCTTCTACTTCTGGCCGCTCCTTCAGACCCTGTACTTCAGCTTCACCGAATTCGGCGCGTTCGGCGGCCACACCTTCATAGGCACCGACAACTACATACGCGTCATCAAGGACGTCACCGTCTGGCAGGCCCTCGGCAACACACTCATCTACTGCGTCATCGGGCTGCTGGCACTGCCCGTCGCCATCGTCGTCGCGTCGCTCCTGAACCGACGCGGACTGCGCGGCGTATCCGTATACCGCGCCCTGTACTTCATCCCGTTCGTGACGCTGCCCGTCGCCGTCGGACTCGTCTGGAACTGGCTCTACAACGGTGACTTCGGGCTCATCAACGAAATCCTGAGCTGGTTCGGCGTCGACCGGAACTACTGGGTCTCCGACCCGTCCACCGCCGTCTACGCGATCGGCACGGTGATGGTCTGGTCCACCACCGGCTACTACCTCGTCATCTTCATGGCGGGCGTCAAAGGCATACCGCAGGACTACTACGAAGCCGCGGAACTCGACGGCGCGGGGCCGCTGCGCCGGTTCCTCACCATCACGCTCCCGCTGCTCAGCCCGACCATCTTCTTCGCCTCCGTCATCTGCATGATCAATTCCCTGCAGACCTTCGACCTCATCTACATCATGATGGCCGAGAAGAACCCCGCGATCGGCGATACGCAGTCCATCGTCGGCCTCTTCTACAAATGGGCGTTCATCGAGAACGCGCAGGGCGCCGCCGCCGCACTCGCCTTCCTGCTGATGCTGGTCATCGCGGCCCTGACGTATCTCCAGTTCCGTATCCAGAAGAGGTGGGTGCACTATGCCTGA
- a CDS encoding mechanosensitive ion channel family protein, with amino-acid sequence MTRALTLHDWIVAGIAVAAGVVAGLLLRALLRWLGERASRTRWSGDDVIVDALRTLVPCAAITAGLAAAAGALPLTPRTGRNVTTALTALLIVAGTLTAARIVTGLVRSVAQSRSGVAGSATIFVNITRVVVLAMGFLVVLQTLGISIAPLLTALGVGGLAVALALQDTLANLFAGVHILAAKTVQPGDYIQLSSGEEGYVVDINWRNTTVRQLSNNLVIIPNAKLASTNMTNYSRPEQELSITVQVGVSYDSDLEQVEKVTTEVVDEVMTDITGAVPDHEAAIRFHTFGDSRISFTVILGVGEFSDQYRIKHEFIKRLHQRYRAEGIRVPAPARTVTVQQGELPPPLGIPHQRDGSMSTLH; translated from the coding sequence ATGACCCGTGCGCTCACCCTGCACGACTGGATCGTGGCCGGCATCGCGGTGGCCGCGGGCGTCGTGGCCGGACTGCTGCTGCGCGCGCTCCTGCGGTGGCTGGGCGAGCGGGCCAGCCGGACGCGGTGGAGCGGCGACGACGTCATCGTCGACGCCCTGCGCACCCTCGTCCCCTGCGCGGCCATCACCGCCGGACTCGCCGCCGCGGCGGGCGCGCTGCCCCTCACGCCGCGCACCGGGCGCAACGTGACGACGGCACTCACCGCGCTGCTCATCGTGGCGGGCACGCTGACGGCGGCCCGGATCGTCACCGGCCTGGTCAGGAGCGTGGCGCAGTCCCGCTCCGGGGTGGCCGGGTCGGCCACCATCTTCGTGAACATCACGCGGGTCGTCGTACTCGCGATGGGCTTCCTCGTCGTCCTGCAGACCCTCGGCATCTCCATAGCGCCGCTGCTCACGGCGCTCGGCGTCGGCGGTCTCGCGGTCGCCCTCGCCCTTCAGGACACGCTCGCCAACCTCTTCGCGGGCGTGCACATCCTCGCGGCGAAGACCGTGCAGCCGGGTGACTACATCCAGCTCAGCAGCGGCGAGGAGGGGTACGTCGTCGACATCAACTGGCGCAACACGACGGTGCGCCAGCTCTCCAACAACCTCGTCATCATCCCCAACGCCAAGCTGGCGAGCACCAACATGACGAACTACAGCCGCCCCGAGCAGGAGCTGTCGATCACGGTGCAGGTCGGGGTGAGCTACGACAGTGACCTGGAGCAGGTCGAGAAGGTCACGACCGAGGTCGTGGACGAGGTGATGACCGACATCACGGGTGCGGTGCCCGACCACGAGGCGGCCATCCGCTTCCACACCTTCGGCGACTCGCGGATCAGCTTCACGGTGATCCTCGGCGTCGGGGAGTTCAGCGACCAGTACCGCATCAAGCACGAGTTCATCAAGCGCCTGCATCAGCGCTACCGCGCGGAGGGCATCCGGGTGCCCGCTCCGGCGCGCACGGTCACGGTTCAGCAGGGGGAGCTGCCGCCGCCGCTGGGGATTCCGCATCAACGGGACGGGTCCATGTCGACGCTGCACTGA